Below is a window of 'Nostoc azollae' 0708 DNA.
AAGTATGTAGAAGGTTTTGCTAAGGCTGGTGCTGATATAATTTCTGTACACGCTGAACATAACGCTTCACCTCACCTCCACCGGACTTTGGGACAAATTAAAGAACTCGGTAAACAAGCTGGAGTTGTGCTTAACCCTGGTACACCTTTAGAATTAATTGAATATGTACTGGAACTGTGTGATTTAGTGCTGATTATGAGCGTTAACCCCGGTTTCGGTGGACAAAGCTTTATTCCTAGCGTAGTTCCTAAAATTCGCCAACTGCGTCAAATGTGTGATGAACGCGGTTTAGACCCTTGGATTGAAGTTGATGGTGGATTGAAAGCCAATAATACCTGGCAAGTTTTGGAAGCAGGAGCTAATGCTATTGTAGCGGGTTCTGCTGTGTTTAATGCTCCTGATTATGCTGAGGCGATTAAGAATATTCGTAACAGTAAGCGTCCCACACCAGAATTAGCAGCTGTTTAATTTAGTCAGATTTAGTTTCAATTAGATAGAGTGACAAAAAAAGTAGGGTGATTAATATTCATCCTACTTCTTTATTTTAGACTGGGGAATAGGGCTATTTTGCCTGTTTACTAGAGAAATATGCAACAATAGTTATATGACCAGGGTTTATCTAGATATCGGTATTTATGATCGTCCATTTGACGACCAAACAGAGCCCAAAATATTTCTAGAAAGACAGGCGGTTATTTTAATTTTACAAATGGCAGAAGTTCAATAAGAGTAGTAGTAGACGAAAATATTAGAACCAGCGCCAAGCAATTGGAAAAACAAGGTATTAAACCTATTGATGCACTTCATTTAGCTTGTGCAGAAGCATATCAAAGTTATTACTTTATCACTTGCGATAAAAGATTAATTAATCATTGTCAATATTTATCACTCAAAGTAATTAACCAAACAGATTTAATTTCGGAGATAGAAGATGAGTATAAAAGTGATTAACGAACAAGAAAACTTACAGGAAGTGATGCAGGTTTTGCTTGCTCACTTAGAACCAGCAAAATTAATGAAATTTTGGGCAGCTTGTAAAATAGGTGAAGGGGATGATTTACAACTGAAAGAAAACCTATTTTCTGAAGAAACACTTGATAGCTTATATGACAAAATTCAAGAGTATCAAAAGTCTACTGGTAAATAATTAACGGTTATACATAAAAATAAATAGCTCTGTAATTCTCTAACTTTTATGACTGTAGTTACTGCTCAACGCTTCACTATACCTGAATATCAACGTCTAGCGGAACTCGGCTTCTTTAGAGAATATGAGCGAGTTGAATTAATTAAGGGTGAAGTCATACAAATGACTGCAAAAGTTACACCCCATTGTGTTTGTGAAACACTGTTCTGTCAGGAATTGATTCAACTTTTACTAGGCCGTGCTATGGTCAGAGGACAACAGCCTATTATTATTCCTGATCATAGCGAACCAGAACCAGATTTAACCATTGTTTGTAATGTCAATGATAATTATCTTTCAATCCATCCTAAAGCATCTGAAATTTTACTTTTAATTGAAATTTCTAATTCTATTTTGAAATATTACCAAGAAGTGAAATTACCTCTTTATGTAGAAGCAGGCATTTCTGAGTATTGGATTTCTAATTTAATCAATCATCGTTTAGAGTTTTACAGTGAGCCTTGTCAAGGTTATAGAAGTAATTTTGATTATCGTCGCTCGGAAATTGATTTTATTGCCTAATGAGTCTGTTAAATTTCCTGATTTCGCTGAT
It encodes the following:
- the rpe gene encoding ribulose-phosphate 3-epimerase, whose amino-acid sequence is MTQNPSKKPIVISPSILSADFSRLGDDIRAVDKAGADWIHVDVMDGRFVPNITIGSLVVEAIRPITTKPLDVHLMIVEPEKYVEGFAKAGADIISVHAEHNASPHLHRTLGQIKELGKQAGVVLNPGTPLELIEYVLELCDLVLIMSVNPGFGGQSFIPSVVPKIRQLRQMCDERGLDPWIEVDGGLKANNTWQVLEAGANAIVAGSAVFNAPDYAEAIKNIRNSKRPTPELAAV